The Plasmodium chabaudi chabaudi strain AS genome assembly, chromosome: 14 genome contains the following window.
tgtattttatttataaaccAACTTGAAAACTGTTTGTATATGAATTaaccatatataaaattatatatctatacataaatgcttatattataccataatattatatttaaatgataataaaagatTTGTTAccaaaattacaaaaaaatcgGAGTCGATTTGTGAACTGTATTTgctataaataatacaaaaaatttcaaTGATCAcgtttaataaaataagtatatatattttttttggtttaaaaatttaatatatttttttataatgataaaaaatgataataaataattacttaaatgaaaaacattgttggaaatataattttatataaaagtatgtacatatttttatataataaacatgGTTTATGTAATTaagtaattatatatacgtaagtatatatataataaaaattgttaattacattttggaaaaatatattaagatTTAGGGGGAactacaatttttaatgagaactataaaattttgatgGGCTCTCTTACATTTTTTGGGAAttgataaaacaaaatgaagcataaagttaaaaaagatattataaagtgcaaaaaaaaattggaaaattCAATAAAGGCtttagaagaaaaaatatttagacTTGAAACAGAATATCacaaaaattgtaatgTTGATGGAGGAAACCTGCTTAAAGGCTGGGATAATTATTTGAGAAAAACACAAATAGAACcattatgttttaaaacatttagAGATGATTATAGTGATTCATACATCGAAAGAATACTATCATTAACATCATGCACATCACCAGCTAATACTTTGTTTCAAAATGAACATATAGAAAAGGATAACcatcatttataaaaaagttaataGAAATTGCAAATTAATTAGCATCccattatattaataactTAAATTGaaatcattttatataagttGCCAATACAAAGTATGAAGGCTACCATTATTATTCAGTcgaatatgaataaatatactaaTTTCACGGAATTAATTGATGATAGTATATGTCGATACACATTTATTGTATAATGTAATTTTAACAAACAGTGATTTATTATGGACCGTTTTTATGCGAACACAGCATATAATAtgctttataaatatgaaggatcataacaattttattataaaaaaattattttgaagaATGACATATATAGTTTGTCTTAGAGATGTGTTtcttaattaaaaaaatatataagcacATACAGAATGAATTATaagaatgaaaaaatataagcatataggttatattttctttttcttatatttttataacgattacaaataaatttataaaaagaaggcattttcaataatatgataataccatttttaaaatagtataGTAACAAACAGAAaggatatataaatattgaattaaaaaagaagtcaacgtcaaaaaataaatttacatttatataatgtagtaaataattatattaattttgttatgAAAACAAACTTATcctcaaataaatatgcatgctctgcatataaatacatttataaacatacataaaatatttcatatataattattatttgcattatttttttttgtgaattAACATGTTATTGCTTTCATTTAATGAAAACAggttctatatttttaattagtaatatgcattatatatgtagacacttttatatgtttacatatttaataaattttatatatttttattcatttttctaaaattttctttttaaacaaattaatttttatttttttttgtaaaactCTTTTTCTTCgaataaaatgtttttttctttttcttcttggtcttatatatttttctgaTATATCTTTAACATCAGTCCATCCTTTACCGGgcaatattttaaaaaaacgtcccttgaaaaaaaaggaattttttcttctagTTTTCCACGGTAATTCCCATAACGCTTCATTGTTTTGCTCTTTATCAATTTCTTCAAAATTCTCATCtttatttgcatataaAGTTAAGTTACTTTCTTGCTCTTTCTCAGATTTCACTAGGGTTGTTTGTAACTTGAACGACGATTTATTTAACTTATTAAATCCTTTGTAAACATAAATATCACAGTTATCATCTAGAATAAAGTTTACGCGTTCGCTTGATTTTTTATCGGTTgtcttttcattattttcgaAATGAATATTCGTTTCTATTTCATCATTACATGGCTCTATGTGTGTTTCTTTACCTATTATACTATTTGCTTCGATATTGTTTTCTTGGGATTCATTTCgatttgtataattattttcatcatattcTTCTTCTATTTCCTCTTTATTCAACCCCACATTCTTGGTTTCTTGTATTAAATTGTTACACTGTTCTTCCAACTGTGTAACTTTCAAAGGTGAATgcattaatttttgttgTTCTTCTTCAATAAATTGCTCAAGAGGAAGTCCTGTATACTCTGCTGATAAAATAgcatcatatattttgggTCGTTTAacagtattattattcatgcTCAacttattactattatgattataattgatattaatttttttcgttttagAATGATCTTCTAGGTCCATCAAATAATTAAGATTATCCATTTTGTTTTCGCCATTAAAATCTTGTGAATATGGAATATGACCTCTCATTTTAAGTTGTATGTACATATCTTTTTTAGCTGAACATTCTcctaataatttaatgtaAGATGACAAATGATACGGGTGGGTTAATATACTTGGTATTTTCCTTATTcccatattattttcatatcttacaaaatcaaataatcgttttctaaaatatttatcatacATATTAACAATAAACGATCTTGAGAATGTTCCATACTTTCTTACATAATTTACTAAAAATGGTATACTAATTGTTTCATAACACCGTGAAAAAAGCGAAATAATTTCTGCATTCTGGCTACTTGTAATTACTTGgcttaaataattaatcaTATTTTCGTAAGAAACTTGAGAATATTTGTCTCTATACATACCTAACCtagttattatttttaaacataattCAGCGctacaattttttacaattttataagcAAATAggttatttaaaacattgCATGGCAGACTATCAatgtttaatatttttattgtttcaattttatcataGTTTTTGGCTTTTCTGTTATTATTACTGtttcttcttttattatacgGCTCTTGCagtttttcataattaagagaatcaattatttttttatagtattcttctttgcttttttcattattgaATACATTTGTTTCTTTAGATAAgtgtttaaattttttggaCATTTCTTTTGATATGTTTAATTTGCATAAAATTGAATTTCTATATTTGATTAAATTTTCTTCGTTTTTCTCAAAATActctttcattttttctgcttcttttatttcttcttcGTATATTTTCTTAACAATTGAATTACttaaaatttcatttttttttaatttatttctttctaTAGTGCCATCTAAATTTTCTGCATACACAccatctttatattttgtttcatACCCTAGTTCACTTTCTTCActttcaatttttaaatttgcgttctctactttttttattttattctccTTTCTTTTCATGTGATcaaattcattttcattagaATTAAGATCATTAGGGGGGGAGCCTTTACACAATTTATCTTCATGAAGGCAtgtatcttttttataccCTTTTGTAGTTGAAACagaattaaatatgttCTTATCAACATCAGTATATACACTATTTGCTGAAGCATGCCATAAGTTTCCAATAAAACTTGAATTCAGattatttgtaaataacAACGCATCAATATCATCATCGAGTTCTTCTTCAAACGTTTCGTTTTGTGTATTCTCCTCATAATATGTGCAATTACTTTCTTCGTTAGGCGCactaaaattttcattatcatttttatcgtCACCCTGATAATTGTCTTTCCTGTTGTTTATACAATACCTTTCAGATGAATCTTCATTTACACAttcattgtttttattttcatcttttacATCTTCCGAGAATGTGCCATTTTCTATATCAAAAGTTGTGTACTTAAATCTTTTTTGGATTATAAGCTGCTGCGCAAATCCGACTTTtctatgttttttttttgcctgattttttttcaaagtGCATATCCCTCTTTTTTGGTTTTTctcaatattatatatatttgcccattttatttctttgaTACCCTTAGTGTAATAATTTGTACTAATCGAATTACACCTTTTACATATGAGTGAATTgttattttgattatttaataaagatatattcAACTTTAAACATTGTAAATACTTAattgataaattattttttaaaaacatttcaaatatacatttataatgtaattcattttcccctattatttaaaaaatgaaaacgagaaattcataaatagtatcatatttaataacatcaaaaatttattataattttgtaaagcTTTATTTGATGGctggtatatatattttttatcatttcttggcttacatatattttattgttttttaatatgcacttgtgtacatataatttttttattgaatagttaatttttttaaattaaaaaaaataaaaaataaataaaataataaatgtttaAATGAAGAATAAATAGacttattttatgttttttgttattcAAGTGATTTACAATTTACgatgttttaaatttatcacattttaattaatgcATTTCAATTTGACAttcaagaaaaaaaagaacgAAGAGGAAaacacatttatatatagttaaaattataatgaaaaccACAGATTTTCAGAAAattctttataattataatttgtataaaaattaaaattgtaaaaactaattttatattacacTGGTACCCtcaatttaattaaaatagcTATTAACAgaattgtaaaatatacCCCACAGCAAAtgctatattttcattaagcATACTGTTAAAATGGCAATACTATATCATACAATTTCTAACATATGGAGAGATATTAAAAGTTTATATAAACCTTATACAGCattttcgtttttatttttcccatgtgctataaatgtatatggaatttataaattcaaGGACTCTAATCTTCCCGCAAATAACAATGTGTGTGCTATAAACGAATAGTTAAAGAGGTTCAATGATaaggaataaaaatggaataatcatttttttaaggcataaaaaaacaatataataaaaagagaattacacattaaaaatataaatacttaTCCCTTTCATATATGtccaaaaaaatgtttttcgCATGTCTGGGAATGTAAAGCACGTAGACTAGGGAAATCATATTAATCATCATGATGAAATAAAGCAAAACATAGAAATaagatattaaataattataagggagaaataaattataccATTATGAGGAAGATCAGCTATAAGTCTACAAGTTGAAAAGCTCGCGCTTTGTATATTTACagaaatacatatatgtgtgttttgaaaagaaaaaaatgcacatatttttttagtgtggattcctttttatggaaaggaattatttttattcgaatatttatgtatatatcatatttttttcttgcgattatttaaaaaaaatgggaatattttgatatatatgcatgatattattataaactc
Protein-coding sequences here:
- a CDS encoding histone acetyltransferase subunit NuA4, putative encodes the protein MKHKVKKDIIKCKKKLENSIKALEEKIFRLETEYHKNCNVDGGNLLKGWDNYLRKTQIEPLCFKTFRDDYSDSYIERILSLTSCTSPANTLFQNEHIEKDNHHL